Proteins co-encoded in one Malus domestica chromosome 09, GDT2T_hap1 genomic window:
- the LOC139188295 gene encoding uncharacterized protein: MGDSEKKSTSAGMTSHSKWENPNHPLYLHHSNQPGAVLVPQPLVEDNYSTWVQSMTMALTVKNKLRLVDGTVEKPTEDKHEELQQWNRCNNLVKTWLLGSMSKEISSSVIHCKDARQMWLDLQERFSHVNIVQLFHIENEIHGCVQGNMTVSSYFTKLKGLWDERDVLCSIPACSCDTKKEIISYVETQKTMKFLMGLNDSYSTVRSNTLLLEPLPTVNKAYSFVLRHERQAEVSTGKHFSQPEAAVFAVKNGGRENEQEDGNLRCGKCNKTNHITKHCRAHLKCTFCGWKGHSFEYCRKRKAAAEPEQNRPSSAKGNHVAVHDKKDGMPNFPFSQEDCKQILAMLNKNKSSFANHVGNSSNNEELSGPTLGEDDWDGI; encoded by the exons ATGGGTGATAGCGAAAAGAAGTCAACCTCCGCAGGCATGACCTCGCATTCGAAGTGGGAGAATCCTAATCACCCACTTTATCTCCATCATTCGAACCAACCTGGTGCAGTGCTTGTGCCTCAGCCACTGGTGGAAGACAATTACAGTACATGGGTTCAATCCATGACCATGGCTTTAACAGTCAAAAATAAACTAAGGCTTGTCGATGGAACAGTCGAGAAGCCTACTgaagacaaacatgaagaacTGCAGCAGTGGAATCGGTGTAATAATCTGGTTAAGACGTGGCTCCTAGGATCTATGTCCAAAGAAATCTCAAGTAGTGTCATCCACTGTAAAGATGCAAGGCAGATGTGGCTTGATTTGCAAGAAAGGTTTTCCCATGTGAACATTGTTCAATTGTTTCACATAGAAAATGAGATCCATGGCTGTGTACAAGGCAACATGACGGTGAGTTCGTACTTCACTAAATTAAAAGGGCTTTGGGACGAACGTGATGTACTGTGTTCTATCCCTGCATGTAGTTGCGACACGAAAAAGGAGATTATTTCTTATGTTGAAACCCAGAAAACCATGAAGTTTCTCATGGGTTTAAACGATTCATATTCCACCGTTCGAAGTAATACTCTCCTCCTTGAGCCTTTACCAACAGTGAACAAGGCCTATTCCTTTGTTCTTCGTCATGAGAGGCAGGCAGAAGTCTCAACTGGAAAGCATTTTTCTCAACCTGAAGCGGCAGTCTTTGCCGTGAAAAATGGTGGCCGAGAAAATGAACAAGAAGACGGAAATCTTCGTTGTGGGAAATGTAACAAGACGAACCATATTACCAAGCACTGCCGAGCACACCTCAAGTGCACTTTTTGTGGATGGAAAGGTCATTCATTCGAATATTGTCGCAAGCGCAAAGCAGCTGCTGAACCTGAACAAAATCGCCCATCTTCTGCTAAGGGTAATCATGTTGCAGTGCATGACAAGAAGGACGGGATGCCCAATTTTCCCTTCTCTCAGGAGGATTGCAAACAGATACTTGCGATGTTAAACAAGAACAAGTCATCCTTTGCGAATCACGTTGGTAATTCATCAAACAATGAAGAACTCTCAG GACCTACGCTCGGGGAAGATGATTGGGATGGGATTTGA
- the LOC114826953 gene encoding uncharacterized protein: MKIFRILILLGLLFGSVVLVSSAVEAETTKDEKKASTKDEKKVDEPKEVNQGGGGRYCGRCCYHYGRYTCGGQCCWPEESEAVENEPKQVNQGGGGRYCGRCCYRYGSYTCGGQCCWPAEQSEVVVTEDNFETKQPDGYGGWGGGGRGGGGGWGGGGRGGSGGGGRGGGGRGGGGSGGRGGGGRGGGGGGGN; encoded by the exons ATGAAAATTTTCAGGATTTTGATTCTGCTGGGCCTCCTGTTTGGCTCTGTTGTTCTGGTCTCCTCCGCTGTTGAAGCTGAGACAACCAAAGATGAgaagaaagcttcaacaaaagatgAGAAGAAAG TGGATGAGCCAAAGGAAGTTAACCAAGGTGGAGGTGGCAGATATTGTGGCCGGTGTTGCTATCACTATGGCCGTTACACTTGCGGCGGACAGTGTTGTTGGCCTGAAGAATCAGAAGCGGTTGAGAATGAGCCAAAGCAAGTTAACCAAGGTGGAGGTGGCAGATATTGTGGCCGGTGTTGCTATCGCTATGGCAGCTACACTTGCGGCGGACAGTGTTGTTGGCCTGCTGAGCAGTCCGAAGTAGTAGTTACCGAGGACAATTTTGAAACAAAGCAGCCTGATGGATATGGCGGCTGGGGAGGAGGGGGACGGGGTGGCGGCGGCGGCTGGGGAGGAGGGGGACGCGGTGGCAGCGGTGGCGGGGGCAGGGGAGGAGGGGGACGCGGTGGCGGTGGAAGCGGGGGCAGGGGAGGAGGGGGACGAGGTGGCGGTGGCGGCGGGGGAAACTGA
- the LOC103409568 gene encoding glycine-rich protein-like: MVSKTFIYFGLLLAIVLLISSEVAANAAETTTNPNGVGDAKYGGGYQGDPGRGGYGGNPGRGGYGGNPGRGGNGGGGRGGRCYYGCCRWSYNGRECLRCCNHAGQAVDAQPHN, translated from the exons ATGGTTTCCAAGACTTTCATTtactttggtcttttgcttgccATTGTCCTTCTCATTTCCTCTGAAGTGGCCGCAAATG CTGCGGAGACTACTACAAATCCCAATGGTGTAGGTGACGCCAAGTATGGTGGCGGGTACCAAGGAGATCCTGGGCGAGGTGGGTATGGTGGCAACCCTGGTCGTGGCGGATATGGCGGTAACCCTGGTCGTGGCGGAAATGGAGGAGGAGGCCGTGGAGGGCGTTGCTACTATGGTTGTTGCAGATGGAGTTACAATGGAAGAGAGTGCCTAAGGTGCTGCAATCATGCTGGTCAGGCTGTTGATGCACAACCTCACAACTAG